From Vreelandella neptunia, the proteins below share one genomic window:
- a CDS encoding NUDIX hydrolase: protein MNFCSQCGDKVRFAIPEGDDRQRYLCDACGTIHYQNPRIVAGTLPVSGSKVLLCKRAISPRKGYWTLPAGYMENAESTQQAASRETREEACAEVELANLYTLIDLPHINQVYMIFRAELVGGFSAGPESLEVALFEEHEIPWDELAFMTIERTLKHFYADRPRNEFPLHISMVTPEDRERYFGSA, encoded by the coding sequence ATGAACTTTTGCAGCCAGTGTGGTGATAAAGTACGTTTTGCCATCCCGGAAGGCGATGACCGCCAGCGCTACCTGTGCGATGCCTGCGGCACGATTCACTATCAGAACCCACGCATTGTCGCCGGTACGCTGCCCGTCAGCGGTAGTAAAGTGCTGCTCTGTAAACGGGCGATTTCACCGCGCAAAGGCTACTGGACACTGCCCGCCGGCTATATGGAAAATGCCGAATCAACCCAGCAGGCCGCTTCCCGTGAGACCCGTGAAGAGGCCTGTGCCGAGGTCGAACTGGCCAACCTCTACACGCTAATTGACCTGCCGCATATCAATCAGGTGTATATGATTTTTCGCGCCGAATTAGTCGGTGGCTTCAGCGCCGGGCCGGAAAGCCTGGAAGTCGCGCTGTTCGAAGAGCATGAGATCCCTTGGGATGAGCTCGCCTTCATGACTATTGAGCGCACCCTCAAGCATTTTTACGCCGACCGCCCCCGCAATGAATTTCCGCTGCATATCAGCATGGTAACGCCAGAAGATCGCGAGCGTTATTTTGGCAGTGCGTAA
- a CDS encoding MotA/TolQ/ExbB proton channel family protein codes for MDLATLIGLVGAAVLVGTAVIMGTSPEVFMNPTGLLLVVGGSLFVVLAKFSITQFKFAFRAAARAFKFQLPSIQESIDELVELSKVARREGMIALESREVSSPFLQKGLQMLADGYSAEMIRDMMEKERLLTLERNQAGGQVFSALGEVAPAMGMIGTLVGLVQMLSNMGDPSLIGPAMAVALLTTLYGAMIATMIASPIADKLWVRMNQEAKMQELWIDAVLAIKSDKNPRVLEQMLTIYLPPEHRSAADAEANTTAGEQT; via the coding sequence GTGGATCTCGCAACATTGATTGGCTTGGTAGGGGCTGCTGTCTTAGTAGGCACTGCTGTGATTATGGGCACTTCGCCAGAGGTGTTCATGAACCCCACTGGGCTGCTGCTAGTGGTAGGGGGAAGCCTGTTTGTTGTATTGGCTAAGTTTAGTATTACGCAATTTAAATTCGCCTTTAGAGCCGCTGCCCGGGCGTTTAAGTTTCAACTGCCAAGTATTCAAGAAAGTATTGATGAGTTAGTAGAGCTATCAAAGGTGGCGCGCCGAGAAGGCATGATTGCTCTAGAAAGTCGCGAAGTCAGTTCGCCGTTTTTGCAGAAGGGCCTGCAAATGCTGGCCGATGGCTACAGTGCCGAGATGATAAGAGACATGATGGAAAAGGAGCGCCTGCTTACTCTTGAGCGTAATCAGGCGGGGGGGCAGGTATTTTCAGCCCTAGGCGAGGTGGCTCCCGCCATGGGCATGATTGGTACACTGGTAGGCTTAGTGCAAATGCTTTCCAATATGGGCGACCCATCGCTCATTGGCCCGGCCATGGCCGTTGCTCTTCTAACCACTTTGTATGGTGCGATGATCGCAACGATGATCGCCAGTCCTATCGCGGATAAGCTTTGGGTGCGCATGAATCAAGAAGCCAAAATGCAGGAGCTGTGGATTGATGCGGTGCTGGCCATTAAAAGCGATAAGAACCCGCGCGTACTGGAACAAATGTTGACGATATATCTCCCACCAGAACATCGCAGCGCAGCTGACGCAGAAGCAAATACTACCGCAGGCGAGCAGACGTAA
- a CDS encoding NGG1p interacting factor NIF3, whose product MYKLAFFVPVEDAESVKQAVFEAGAGRVGAYENVCFQTRGTGQFRPTEGAHPHIGSVGSLEKVEEFKVELLCDEAHIHGAIAALRLAHPYEEVAYDVWQLADL is encoded by the coding sequence ATGTATAAGCTCGCATTTTTTGTCCCCGTAGAAGATGCCGAAAGTGTCAAACAGGCGGTATTCGAAGCCGGAGCCGGGCGTGTAGGGGCGTACGAAAACGTCTGTTTTCAAACCCGAGGCACGGGGCAGTTTCGCCCAACGGAAGGCGCCCACCCGCACATCGGCTCGGTGGGCAGCTTGGAAAAGGTCGAAGAGTTCAAAGTCGAACTGCTCTGCGATGAAGCGCATATTCACGGCGCCATCGCGGCCTTGAGGCTTGCCCACCCCTATGAAGAAGTCGCTTATGATGTGTGGCAGCTCGCCGATCTATAA
- a CDS encoding TRAP transporter small permease, with protein MSLSSTPPNTPTPIEDPSVYLDDPNRKLLEIDTDTRQGPALFRWMTLGMEYLIGAILVALIVSVSCNVVGRALFNNSLPWADELARMLFIWLVFIGAAAAFSRYEHIAVDALVRRLPLRLAHMLYLLQHLIITGLMVVMIWGGYQVLAHSSGRSAIMDVPLSFISLSLVLCVIFIAAVSMWRMWVSLNVIRHPERER; from the coding sequence ATGTCACTCTCCTCTACACCCCCAAATACCCCCACGCCGATTGAAGATCCATCGGTGTATCTGGATGACCCTAATCGCAAGTTGCTGGAAATCGATACCGATACTCGCCAAGGCCCGGCATTGTTCCGCTGGATGACTTTAGGCATGGAGTATTTGATCGGCGCTATTTTAGTGGCGTTGATTGTGTCCGTTTCCTGCAACGTGGTGGGACGTGCGTTGTTTAATAACTCGCTGCCGTGGGCGGATGAGCTCGCGCGTATGCTGTTTATATGGCTGGTATTTATCGGTGCCGCTGCGGCGTTTTCCCGTTACGAGCACATTGCCGTTGACGCTCTTGTACGGCGCCTGCCGCTGCGCTTGGCGCATATGCTATATCTGCTGCAGCACCTGATTATTACCGGCCTCATGGTAGTGATGATTTGGGGCGGCTACCAAGTATTGGCACACTCTAGTGGGCGTTCGGCGATTATGGACGTGCCGCTGAGCTTTATCAGCCTTTCGCTGGTGCTATGCGTCATTTTTATTGCGGCGGTATCGATGTGGCGAATGTGGGTCAGCCTGAACGTTATTCGACACCCTGAGCGGGAGCGCTAA
- a CDS encoding L,D-transpeptidase family protein — MISHPLQCLKQFCVSSVALGAWLLASSAVADSSELPKGHFLLPEEGNMVGQVYTVTATEEDTLLDIARAHNVGYEEIRMANPDTSLWVPGEGTEVTIPGQYILPDEARSGIVINVAELRLYYYPEVAEGETPRVETYPIGIGRDAYNTPLGVTETTMRLENPAWYPPESIRREAAERGDPAPAVVPPGADNPLGEYAILLDIPGYLIHGTNQPDGIGMRASRGCIRMHPEDIESVFWRVPVGTQVNIIDSPIKVGWGKEGNRYIQAFTATDEQVFGMETLLNVVGLIEKHDGGNASSVNYEQVSEILERANGQIVPIS, encoded by the coding sequence ATGATTTCCCACCCTTTGCAGTGTTTAAAACAGTTCTGCGTTAGCAGCGTTGCGCTAGGCGCTTGGCTATTAGCCTCAAGTGCTGTGGCCGATAGCAGCGAGCTTCCCAAAGGGCATTTTCTACTGCCTGAAGAGGGCAACATGGTGGGCCAAGTGTATACCGTCACGGCGACCGAAGAGGATACGCTGCTGGATATTGCTCGGGCACACAACGTGGGCTACGAAGAAATTCGTATGGCCAACCCGGATACCAGCCTCTGGGTACCGGGAGAAGGCACCGAAGTGACGATCCCCGGGCAGTATATTCTTCCCGATGAAGCGCGTAGCGGCATTGTGATTAACGTGGCAGAGCTACGCCTTTACTACTACCCCGAGGTAGCAGAGGGCGAGACGCCGCGGGTCGAAACCTACCCTATTGGTATCGGGCGGGATGCTTATAACACCCCACTTGGAGTTACCGAAACCACTATGCGGCTTGAAAACCCGGCCTGGTATCCACCTGAGTCGATTCGTCGTGAAGCCGCCGAGCGGGGCGACCCAGCCCCTGCGGTAGTTCCCCCCGGTGCCGACAATCCCTTGGGTGAATACGCTATTTTGCTGGATATCCCCGGTTACCTGATCCATGGCACCAACCAACCAGATGGCATTGGTATGCGGGCTAGCCGGGGCTGCATCCGCATGCACCCGGAAGATATCGAGTCGGTGTTCTGGCGTGTGCCGGTAGGCACCCAGGTCAATATTATCGATTCGCCGATCAAAGTAGGCTGGGGTAAAGAGGGGAATCGCTACATTCAAGCCTTCACCGCCACGGATGAGCAAGTATTTGGTATGGAAACGCTGTTAAACGTAGTTGGCTTAATTGAAAAGCATGACGGGGGTAATGCCTCCAGCGTCAACTACGAGCAGGTAAGTGAAATATTAGAGCGAGCGAATGGCCAGATCGTGCCGATTAGCTAA
- a CDS encoding 2OG-Fe(II) oxygenase: protein MIPSVATSSPALQPETQVALVDALVEQGWYVGRGAIDLELCGALNNELLQRAAYNGLDEAGIGRGQQHLLRKDIRGDAIHWLDRESAAQRRYLDAMSELQQALNQALFLGLFEYEAHFAHYPPGAFYQRHLDSFRGRANRVISTVGYLTPDWPSDGGGEMVIYHPDDPRQEVARVVPEAGTFACFLSETIPHEVLPTRCPRTSIAGWFRRNASLGGVLDPAR from the coding sequence ATGATCCCTAGTGTTGCTACGTCGTCACCTGCGCTTCAGCCCGAGACGCAGGTCGCTCTTGTGGATGCGCTGGTTGAACAGGGTTGGTATGTAGGCCGCGGGGCTATTGACTTGGAGCTATGCGGCGCGCTGAATAATGAGCTTCTCCAGCGGGCGGCCTATAACGGACTGGATGAAGCGGGCATTGGTCGCGGACAACAGCACCTACTGCGTAAAGATATCCGCGGTGACGCTATTCATTGGCTTGATCGAGAAAGCGCTGCCCAACGGCGATACTTAGACGCCATGAGCGAGCTACAGCAGGCGCTTAACCAGGCGCTGTTTTTGGGCTTATTTGAGTACGAGGCCCACTTTGCCCACTATCCACCGGGCGCTTTTTATCAACGTCACCTGGATAGCTTTCGAGGCCGTGCCAACCGCGTGATATCTACGGTCGGCTATTTGACACCGGACTGGCCCAGCGACGGTGGCGGTGAGATGGTGATCTACCACCCCGACGACCCCAGACAAGAGGTCGCCCGGGTGGTACCCGAAGCGGGCACCTTCGCCTGCTTCTTATCTGAGACCATTCCCCATGAAGTGCTACCAACTCGCTGCCCGCGTACCAGCATTGCGGGTTGGTTTAGGCGCAACGCATCGCTGGGAGGGGTTTTGGACCCAGCACGCTAG
- a CDS encoding MOSC domain-containing protein, which produces MQITQLNIYPVKSLKGISVTQSELQEHGLAWDRRWMLVDAQQRFVTQRQLPALATVEVALTDEHLVLSHPNVEPLSVPLAEPEGNLRLVSVWNDHCKALPESDEVSHWLVAALGEQVQGLSMVRFATEFTRAVEEDFLDGGAAHTYFSDGYPFLIATTGSLDALNQALVAGGHAPVPMNRFRPNIVVESDEAWAEDHWATLTEQDGAFQLALRKPCKRCKITTIDQHTAAVPAPAEPLKTLIELNTQPTLKGAHFGQNATLVAGDGSVIRVGDRLTVTARSV; this is translated from the coding sequence GTGCAGATTACTCAACTCAATATTTACCCCGTCAAATCGCTAAAAGGCATCAGCGTGACTCAAAGCGAGCTGCAAGAGCACGGACTAGCCTGGGATCGCCGCTGGATGCTGGTGGATGCGCAGCAGCGTTTTGTGACCCAGCGCCAACTCCCGGCGCTTGCCACCGTTGAGGTCGCGCTGACCGATGAGCACTTGGTGCTGTCGCATCCTAACGTCGAGCCGTTGAGCGTACCGCTGGCCGAGCCAGAGGGAAATTTGCGCCTGGTCAGTGTGTGGAATGACCACTGTAAAGCTCTGCCAGAGAGCGATGAAGTATCGCACTGGTTGGTTGCCGCCTTGGGCGAGCAGGTTCAGGGGCTTAGCATGGTGCGCTTTGCTACCGAGTTTACCCGTGCCGTTGAAGAGGATTTCCTTGATGGCGGGGCGGCGCATACCTACTTCTCTGACGGCTACCCCTTCTTGATTGCGACTACAGGGTCGTTAGACGCCCTGAACCAGGCCTTAGTAGCAGGTGGGCACGCCCCCGTGCCCATGAACCGCTTTCGGCCCAATATCGTCGTAGAGAGTGACGAGGCTTGGGCGGAAGATCACTGGGCAACGTTGACTGAGCAAGACGGCGCCTTTCAGCTAGCGTTACGCAAGCCCTGCAAGCGCTGCAAGATTACCACCATCGATCAGCATACCGCGGCAGTGCCTGCCCCAGCTGAACCGCTGAAAACCTTGATTGAACTCAACACCCAGCCCACCTTAAAAGGCGCCCACTTTGGCCAAAACGCTACGCTGGTAGCCGGCGACGGCAGTGTTATTCGCGTGGGTGATAGACTGACAGTAACAGCCCGCAGCGTCTAG
- a CDS encoding CoA pyrophosphatase → MLEKLRKQLQQLTPQRLDHIVMPEAAVLLPIVERPAPTLLFTRRASHLSTHSGQVAFPGGKREPFDSDLYATALREAEEEIALDPALVQPLGRLSDVISLHGIRVTPWVGIIPPDLPLIADPGELDAIFEVPLSHFLDDHRTHTDVITVDGVAHYVPSYHVDGHVIWGLSAMMLVELLAEGFGMPIDLYQRPQGPLRHHPERKNRLSKLSTSVPDSAPSRSNQ, encoded by the coding sequence ATGTTAGAGAAACTGCGCAAACAGCTGCAACAGCTGACTCCTCAACGCTTGGATCACATAGTGATGCCCGAGGCCGCCGTGCTGTTGCCGATTGTCGAACGCCCAGCGCCTACCTTACTGTTTACCCGCCGGGCCAGCCACTTGAGCACCCACAGCGGCCAAGTGGCGTTCCCTGGCGGCAAGCGCGAGCCCTTTGATAGCGACCTTTACGCCACGGCACTGCGCGAGGCAGAAGAGGAGATTGCCCTCGACCCCGCGCTGGTGCAACCCCTAGGTAGGCTGTCGGACGTTATTTCGCTGCACGGTATTCGCGTTACCCCCTGGGTGGGCATTATTCCGCCGGATTTACCGCTGATCGCCGACCCAGGAGAGCTAGACGCTATTTTTGAAGTGCCACTAAGTCACTTTCTAGACGATCACCGCACCCATACCGACGTGATTACCGTGGATGGCGTTGCCCACTACGTGCCTAGCTATCATGTGGACGGCCATGTGATTTGGGGATTATCTGCCATGATGCTGGTCGAGTTACTGGCCGAGGGCTTCGGTATGCCGATTGATTTATATCAACGCCCCCAGGGGCCGCTGCGCCACCACCCTGAGCGCAAAAACCGTCTATCTAAACTCTCTACAAGCGTTCCTGATTCGGCGCCATCGAGATCCAACCAATGA
- a CDS encoding TRAP transporter large permease — protein MLWIFLAILLASIVIGLPIAFGLGVAALVMAVLSDIPLSIMIEQSIRGVNSFPLLAIPFFILVGEVMSNGGIARRLMELAGAMVGFMRGGLGQVAITGSMFFGGISGSAVADTAATGAMMIPSMKEQGYTAANATAINTVSSVIGIIIPPSIPLILYGIVTETSISRLFIAGIIPGLLIGFALMVTTYILAKKDGGGVQQFRWDRLWKAFKDAWMALVLPVIVIGGIIGGVFTATEAAVAALLYSLAISLVVYREFKLKELVGMLIRTARLTGMVMMLLAFATVIAWFLTINMVPQTLVSQVQSITQDPFMLLLIVAFLLLLVGFVMDLTPAMVIMAPMLAPIVTSVGVDAAYFGVLMAFVLGIGLLTPPVGTCLYVGCGVGKVSMESLVKAMLPYYAALLVVLVILVAFPGIVTWLPDLTAVRGN, from the coding sequence ATGCTATGGATTTTTCTGGCTATTTTATTGGCCTCCATCGTTATCGGGCTGCCCATTGCCTTTGGCCTGGGCGTTGCCGCGTTGGTGATGGCGGTACTCTCTGATATTCCACTGTCGATCATGATCGAGCAGTCCATCCGCGGGGTAAATAGCTTTCCGCTGCTGGCAATTCCGTTCTTTATTTTAGTCGGTGAGGTGATGAGCAATGGCGGTATCGCTCGCCGCTTGATGGAGCTGGCTGGCGCTATGGTGGGCTTTATGCGCGGCGGGCTAGGGCAGGTTGCTATCACCGGCTCGATGTTCTTTGGCGGCATCAGTGGGTCAGCGGTGGCCGATACGGCCGCTACCGGTGCGATGATGATTCCCTCTATGAAAGAACAGGGGTATACGGCTGCCAATGCCACCGCAATTAATACCGTATCGTCAGTAATCGGGATCATTATTCCACCCTCGATTCCTCTGATTCTCTACGGCATCGTCACTGAGACTTCCATTAGCCGCCTGTTTATCGCCGGTATTATCCCCGGCCTGCTGATTGGCTTTGCGCTGATGGTGACCACCTATATTCTTGCCAAAAAGGATGGTGGCGGCGTGCAGCAGTTCCGCTGGGATCGTCTTTGGAAAGCCTTCAAAGATGCCTGGATGGCGCTAGTGCTTCCGGTGATTGTGATTGGCGGTATTATTGGCGGCGTGTTTACGGCCACCGAAGCCGCCGTAGCGGCACTGCTCTATTCGCTGGCTATTTCGCTGGTGGTCTACCGCGAATTCAAGCTTAAAGAGCTTGTCGGTATGCTGATTCGTACGGCCCGCTTGACCGGTATGGTCATGATGTTACTGGCGTTTGCGACGGTAATCGCTTGGTTCCTGACCATTAATATGGTGCCGCAAACCCTGGTTAGCCAAGTTCAGTCGATCACTCAAGACCCGTTTATGCTGCTGTTGATTGTGGCCTTCTTGCTGCTGTTGGTGGGATTTGTGATGGACTTGACTCCGGCAATGGTAATTATGGCGCCTATGCTGGCTCCCATTGTCACCTCGGTGGGCGTTGATGCGGCTTACTTCGGCGTGCTGATGGCCTTTGTATTGGGCATCGGGTTATTAACCCCACCGGTGGGCACCTGCCTCTATGTAGGTTGCGGTGTAGGTAAAGTTTCTATGGAGTCGTTGGTCAAAGCCATGCTGCCTTACTATGCGGCTCTATTGGTGGTGTTGGTGATCCTGGTCGCTTTCCCAGGTATCGTTACCTGGCTGCCCGACCTCACCGCCGTGCGCGGCAATTAA
- the gntR gene encoding gluconate operon transcriptional repressor GntR — translation MKKKRPTLQDIANHVGATKMTVSRCLRDPETVSEGLRERIFSVAEQIGYIPNRAPDLLSRATSHSIGVLVPSLTNQVFADVILGIETLTEPAGYHLMLSHYGYSPELEERSLASLLSYNVDGVILSDRDHTPRSLRMLETAGIPIVEIMDTHRPPLQQVVGYDNVQAAYDMVSEMIRRGRRQVIYLAVRLDERTRQREQGYRRAMEEHGLTPVTLQSTQRSSYSVGAALLQQIIVDYPAADGLFCTNDDVAVGAYFECQRRGIDVPGRMALAGFHGHDVGHVMTPRLASVVTPRQAIGEAAAAELLARIRGELLTQKVVDLGYRIEVGMTL, via the coding sequence TTGAAGAAAAAACGCCCAACCCTGCAGGATATCGCCAATCACGTAGGGGCTACCAAAATGACGGTAAGCCGCTGCCTGCGCGACCCTGAAACGGTCTCGGAAGGCCTCCGAGAGCGTATCTTCTCGGTTGCTGAGCAGATTGGCTATATTCCCAATCGCGCACCGGATTTGCTCTCACGGGCGACCAGCCACTCCATCGGGGTGCTGGTGCCGTCGCTTACCAATCAGGTATTCGCCGATGTCATCCTCGGTATCGAAACGCTGACGGAGCCGGCAGGTTATCACCTAATGCTTTCCCACTATGGCTATAGCCCAGAGCTTGAGGAGCGGAGTCTGGCATCTTTGCTCTCCTATAACGTCGATGGGGTGATTCTGTCTGACCGTGACCATACACCGCGCAGCCTGCGCATGCTGGAAACCGCCGGCATTCCAATTGTTGAGATCATGGACACCCACCGCCCTCCGCTGCAGCAGGTAGTGGGCTACGATAACGTTCAAGCGGCGTATGACATGGTGAGTGAGATGATCCGACGTGGTCGACGTCAGGTGATTTATCTGGCGGTGCGCTTGGATGAGCGCACCCGACAGCGTGAGCAGGGCTACCGTCGCGCCATGGAGGAGCATGGATTAACACCCGTCACCTTACAAAGCACTCAGCGCTCCTCTTACAGCGTGGGGGCGGCGCTGCTGCAACAGATAATCGTCGATTATCCAGCGGCGGATGGCCTGTTCTGCACCAACGATGACGTGGCAGTAGGGGCCTATTTCGAGTGCCAGCGGCGGGGGATTGATGTACCTGGGCGGATGGCCTTGGCTGGCTTCCATGGCCACGACGTGGGGCACGTTATGACGCCACGGCTTGCCAGCGTAGTCACTCCGCGTCAGGCCATAGGCGAAGCGGCAGCGGCGGAATTATTGGCGCGGATTCGTGGAGAATTGCTAACCCAGAAAGTGGTTGATTTGGGTTACCGTATTGAAGTGGGAATGACCTTATAG
- a CDS encoding PRC-barrel domain-containing protein, with product MKMIKPAILGTLMVPAFMFAAGSVNAEENTTTMEATYLTETPENTFHADALTGNQVKSSVEDDEDIGTITDLVIGEDGQINAVVVGVGGFLGMGEKNVAIEWDSLELTKDEDGDDYVITVNASEDALEAAEEYNRDGDEDK from the coding sequence ATGAAAATGATCAAACCCGCTATTCTAGGTACTCTCATGGTTCCAGCCTTTATGTTTGCCGCTGGCAGTGTAAATGCTGAAGAAAACACCACGACCATGGAAGCGACTTACCTAACGGAAACGCCAGAAAACACATTCCACGCTGACGCCTTAACCGGCAATCAAGTCAAAAGCAGCGTCGAAGATGACGAAGACATCGGCACCATTACTGACCTCGTGATTGGTGAAGACGGCCAAATCAATGCTGTTGTTGTTGGCGTTGGTGGCTTCTTAGGTATGGGTGAGAAAAACGTTGCGATTGAATGGGATTCACTTGAGCTGACTAAAGACGAAGATGGCGATGATTATGTCATTACCGTTAATGCATCAGAAGATGCGCTTGAAGCAGCTGAAGAGTATAACCGTGACGGAGACGAAGACAAGTAA
- a CDS encoding gluconokinase — translation MKTLSHRILVMGVSGSGKSHIGQQLALTLGATFIDGDDYHSPANVAKMASGKPLNDDDRSEWLDTLAALFAEYRAKSESLVIACSGLKKRYRDRLRQGDSALQILYLEGSRELLLERLETRAGHFFKGDTMLASQLADLEPPSREEAFNASIALSPQVIVTQFAATLSTPSHSLS, via the coding sequence GTGAAGACCCTCTCGCATCGTATTTTGGTGATGGGCGTGTCCGGCTCAGGGAAGTCGCACATTGGCCAACAGTTGGCGCTAACCCTAGGAGCGACCTTTATCGATGGTGATGACTACCACTCGCCCGCTAACGTTGCCAAAATGGCTAGCGGCAAGCCGCTTAACGACGATGACCGGAGCGAGTGGCTGGATACCTTGGCGGCGCTGTTTGCCGAGTATCGGGCAAAGAGTGAATCGCTGGTGATTGCTTGCTCTGGGTTGAAAAAACGCTACCGCGATCGACTGCGACAGGGCGACTCAGCGTTGCAGATCCTGTATTTAGAGGGCAGCCGGGAGCTACTGCTTGAACGGCTTGAAACCCGGGCCGGGCACTTCTTTAAAGGTGATACCATGTTGGCCAGCCAGCTGGCCGACTTGGAACCACCGAGTAGAGAGGAGGCCTTCAATGCCTCGATTGCTTTATCGCCCCAAGTGATCGTTACGCAATTTGCTGCCACATTGTCGACGCCCAGCCACTCGCTAAGTTAA
- a CDS encoding MotB family protein has product MAQKQTNIPAWMITYADLMSLLLCFFVLLLSFAEIDAEKFRRVADELSKAFGVQREVEATQVPMGTSAVKQHFSPAVPDRTLVDEVRQQTMQQRPQLESMRDSQEAQRHLQSHQLAQNVEKLLETSLPEGATEIDIDQFRVVVRISENGTFGSGNATVTSAFEDLLQSLATLLADVPGTISIDGHTDDVPIRTSQFRSNWDLSAMRAASVANVLTATGALAPERLIVQGFADTRPLASNLTNEGRAENRRVELMIDLDAAVEERGERSVESLQPVSSDPLESAETDSTP; this is encoded by the coding sequence ATGGCGCAAAAACAGACCAACATCCCCGCCTGGATGATTACCTACGCAGACTTAATGTCACTGCTGCTGTGCTTTTTTGTGCTATTGCTGTCGTTTGCGGAAATCGATGCGGAAAAGTTTCGTCGAGTGGCGGACGAATTGTCCAAAGCCTTTGGCGTTCAGCGCGAAGTTGAAGCGACACAAGTACCTATGGGAACCAGCGCGGTAAAGCAGCATTTCTCTCCAGCAGTGCCTGATCGCACCTTGGTAGATGAAGTGCGTCAGCAAACAATGCAACAGCGACCGCAGCTTGAGTCAATGCGCGATAGTCAGGAAGCCCAGCGCCACCTGCAAAGCCACCAATTGGCTCAGAATGTTGAAAAGCTGCTCGAAACATCGTTGCCAGAGGGCGCGACTGAAATTGATATTGATCAGTTTCGTGTGGTGGTGCGAATTTCCGAAAATGGCACCTTTGGGTCGGGTAATGCCACCGTCACTTCGGCCTTTGAGGACTTATTACAGTCGCTAGCAACCCTTCTGGCCGATGTGCCTGGAACGATTTCCATTGATGGGCATACTGATGATGTGCCTATCCGTACATCCCAATTCCGCAGCAATTGGGATCTTTCGGCAATGCGAGCCGCTTCAGTGGCAAACGTTCTCACCGCGACCGGTGCGCTGGCACCTGAGCGGCTAATCGTTCAAGGCTTCGCGGATACTAGGCCATTGGCCTCTAATCTGACCAACGAAGGCCGAGCCGAAAATCGCCGGGTTGAGCTAATGATTGATCTGGATGCGGCTGTTGAAGAGCGGGGCGAGCGCTCAGTGGAGTCATTGCAACCCGTTTCTTCCGATCCTCTTGAGTCTGCCGAGACCGATTCAACACCCTGA
- a CDS encoding OsmC family protein translates to MDSKASARWEGGLKDGKGNVSTESGVLDAGYSFKQRFEGEPGTNPEELIGAAHASCFSMALSMILGEKGYTADAIETSAKVTLSQSDAGFDISNIHLDVVAEISGADDAAFQEAAETAKANCPVSKVLNADISMTAKLKA, encoded by the coding sequence ATGGATAGTAAAGCAAGTGCACGCTGGGAAGGTGGTTTAAAAGACGGTAAAGGCAATGTGTCTACTGAAAGTGGTGTGCTAGATGCGGGCTACTCGTTTAAACAGCGCTTTGAGGGAGAGCCTGGTACCAATCCCGAAGAGCTGATCGGCGCGGCACACGCCAGCTGTTTCTCAATGGCGCTCTCCATGATTTTGGGTGAGAAAGGCTATACCGCTGACGCTATCGAAACCAGCGCCAAAGTGACTCTTTCCCAAAGCGATGCAGGTTTTGATATCTCGAACATTCACCTGGACGTTGTTGCTGAGATCAGTGGCGCTGATGACGCAGCATTCCAAGAAGCAGCGGAAACGGCTAAAGCCAATTGCCCTGTTTCCAAAGTACTTAATGCTGATATTAGCATGACGGCCAAACTGAAAGCCTAA